One stretch of Variovorax sp. 54 DNA includes these proteins:
- a CDS encoding YbdD/YjiX family protein: MGLAMPEAGRYIARSIKQSLRLMVGLPDYDVYLTHMAATHPDRAPMSYEEFFRERLEARYGGGKGRCC, encoded by the coding sequence ATGGGCCTCGCCATGCCCGAAGCCGGGCGCTACATCGCCCGGTCGATCAAGCAGTCGCTGCGGCTCATGGTCGGGCTGCCCGACTACGACGTCTACCTGACGCACATGGCGGCCACGCACCCCGACCGCGCGCCGATGAGCTACGAGGAGTTCTTCCGCGAACGGCTCGAGGCGCGCTACGGCGGGGGCAAGGGGCGCTGCTGCTGA
- a CDS encoding carbon starvation CstA family protein yields the protein MPNIRRHLVWLAVAVLGAFALGTVALSRGESINALWVVTAALCTYLIAYRYYSLFIADKVLGLDANRKTPAHRHNDGLDYVPTDKNVLFGHHFAAIAGAGPLVGPVLAAQMGYLPGLLWVLAGVVFAGAVQDFIILFISTRRDGRSLGDLVKQEMGVVPGMIALFGTFMIMIIILAVLALIVVKALAESPWGSFTVAATIPVALFMGVYLRYIRPGRIGEVSVIGFVLLMAAIFGGQWVSQDPVWGPAFTFDGKALTWMLVGYGFVAASLPVWLLLAPRDYLSTFLKIGTIIALAIGIVVVMPTLQMPALTQFAQGNGPVWSGSMFPFLFITIACGAVSGFHALISSGTTPKMLDNERHARFIGYGGMLAESFVAVMALVAASCIEPGIYFAMNSPGALVGTTVQQAAATISGWGFVVTPEMLLQTAKDVGETTILGRTGGAPTLAVGMAHILHQVIGGQAMMAFWYHFAILFEALFILTAVDAGTRAGRFMLQDLLGSFVPALKRTDSLPANLIATALCVSAWGYFLYQGVVDPLGGINTLWPLFGISNQMLAAVALMLGVVVLFRMKRERYAWVAAAPAVWLLACTLTAGWQKIFSSDPKIGFLSHAAKYADGLANGVLIAPAKTPEAMSRIVFNDRLDAALCALFIFVVLSVLVYSIKACFAARAVNRPTTQETPFEPMGVASSAAH from the coding sequence ATGCCTAACATTCGCCGCCATCTGGTGTGGCTGGCCGTGGCCGTGCTCGGCGCTTTTGCGCTGGGCACCGTCGCCCTGAGCCGGGGGGAAAGCATCAACGCCCTGTGGGTCGTGACCGCCGCGCTCTGCACCTACCTGATCGCCTACCGCTACTACAGCCTGTTCATCGCCGACAAGGTGCTGGGGCTCGATGCCAACCGCAAGACGCCCGCGCACCGCCACAACGACGGCCTGGACTACGTGCCGACCGACAAGAACGTGCTGTTCGGCCACCACTTCGCGGCCATTGCGGGCGCCGGTCCGCTGGTGGGCCCGGTGCTCGCCGCGCAGATGGGCTACCTGCCCGGTTTGCTGTGGGTGCTGGCGGGCGTGGTGTTCGCGGGGGCGGTGCAGGACTTCATCATCCTGTTCATCTCCACGCGCCGCGACGGCCGCTCACTGGGCGACCTGGTCAAGCAGGAGATGGGCGTGGTGCCCGGCATGATCGCGCTGTTCGGCACCTTCATGATCATGATCATCATCCTGGCGGTGCTGGCCCTCATCGTGGTGAAGGCGCTGGCCGAATCGCCGTGGGGCAGCTTCACGGTGGCCGCGACGATTCCCGTGGCGCTGTTCATGGGCGTGTACCTGCGCTACATCCGCCCGGGCCGCATCGGCGAGGTGTCGGTGATCGGCTTCGTGCTGCTCATGGCAGCCATCTTCGGCGGCCAGTGGGTCAGCCAGGATCCGGTGTGGGGTCCGGCCTTCACCTTCGACGGCAAGGCGCTCACCTGGATGCTCGTGGGCTACGGCTTCGTGGCCGCCAGCCTGCCGGTGTGGCTGCTGCTGGCGCCGCGCGACTACCTGTCGACCTTCCTGAAGATCGGCACGATCATCGCGCTGGCCATCGGCATCGTGGTCGTGATGCCCACGCTGCAGATGCCCGCCCTCACGCAGTTTGCACAGGGCAACGGCCCGGTGTGGTCGGGCAGCATGTTCCCGTTCCTGTTCATCACCATCGCCTGCGGCGCTGTGTCGGGCTTTCACGCGCTGATCTCTTCGGGCACCACACCCAAGATGCTCGACAACGAGCGCCACGCGCGCTTCATCGGCTACGGCGGCATGCTGGCCGAGTCGTTCGTCGCCGTGATGGCGCTGGTGGCGGCCTCGTGCATCGAGCCGGGCATCTACTTCGCGATGAACAGCCCGGGCGCGCTCGTCGGCACCACGGTGCAACAGGCCGCCGCCACCATTTCGGGCTGGGGCTTCGTGGTCACGCCCGAGATGCTGCTGCAGACGGCCAAGGACGTGGGCGAGACCACCATCCTCGGGCGCACCGGCGGCGCGCCGACGCTGGCCGTGGGCATGGCCCACATCCTTCACCAGGTGATCGGCGGGCAGGCCATGATGGCCTTCTGGTACCACTTCGCGATCCTGTTCGAGGCGCTGTTCATCCTCACCGCGGTGGACGCCGGCACGCGCGCCGGCCGCTTCATGCTGCAGGACCTGCTGGGCAGCTTCGTGCCCGCGCTCAAGCGCACCGACTCGCTGCCGGCCAACCTGATCGCCACCGCGCTGTGCGTGTCGGCCTGGGGCTACTTCCTGTACCAGGGCGTGGTCGATCCGCTGGGCGGCATCAACACGCTGTGGCCGCTGTTCGGCATCTCCAACCAGATGCTGGCCGCGGTGGCGCTGATGCTGGGCGTGGTCGTGCTGTTTCGCATGAAGCGCGAGCGCTACGCCTGGGTCGCGGCGGCGCCGGCCGTGTGGCTGCTGGCCTGCACGCTGACGGCGGGCTGGCAGAAGATCTTCTCGAGCGATCCGAAGATCGGCTTCCTGTCGCACGCTGCCAAGTACGCCGACGGCCTGGCCAACGGCGTGCTGATTGCGCCGGCCAAGACGCCCGAAGCCATGTCGCGCATCGTCTTCAACGACCGGCTCGATGCCGCGTTGTGCGCGCTCTTCATCTTCGTGGTGCTGAGCGTGCTGGTCTACAGCATCAAGGCCTGCTTCGCGGCCCGCGCGGTCAACCGGCCGACCACGCAAGAGACGCCGTTCGAGCCGATGGGCGTGGCCTCGTCCGCCGCCCACTGA
- a CDS encoding type IV pilin protein, translating to MTQHSQARTSGGFTLIEVMITVAIVAILASIALPNYRQYVIRSKRSAAQAQMMDIANRQQQFLIANRSYADKTALTASGYGLPAEVSGNYSYDVALQASGPPTFTITFTAIGNQQSDGNLGLTSEGVKTPANKW from the coding sequence ATGACCCAGCATTCGCAGGCGCGCACAAGCGGCGGCTTCACATTGATCGAGGTCATGATCACGGTGGCCATCGTGGCCATCCTGGCGTCGATCGCCCTGCCCAATTACCGGCAGTACGTCATCCGTTCGAAGCGCTCGGCGGCCCAGGCGCAGATGATGGACATCGCCAACCGGCAGCAGCAGTTCCTCATTGCCAACCGCAGCTACGCCGACAAGACGGCGCTGACCGCCAGTGGCTACGGCCTGCCCGCCGAGGTCTCTGGCAACTACAGCTACGACGTCGCGCTTCAGGCCTCCGGCCCGCCCACCTTCACGATCACCTTCACCGCAATCGGCAACCAGCAAAGCGACGGCAACCTCGGACTCACCAGCGAAGGCGTGAAGACGCCGGCCAACAAATGGTGA
- a CDS encoding prepilin-type N-terminal cleavage/methylation domain-containing protein, which produces MSAPLQRQRGTTLIEVLVTLLVLAFGLFGLVGLQARLQASEMESYQRSQALILLNDMASRIAINRRVAASYATSAPLGGTDACPTGTGTRQQIDAREWCNALQGAAEFSGNDKLGTVIGGRGCVEDMGHNEYLVTVAWQGLGPISAPPAGVACGKDLYDGGTGSKCINDLCRRTVTTLVRIGSLS; this is translated from the coding sequence GTGAGCGCCCCCTTGCAGCGCCAGCGCGGCACCACGCTGATCGAAGTGCTGGTGACCCTGCTCGTCCTGGCCTTCGGCCTGTTCGGCCTCGTGGGGCTGCAGGCCCGGTTGCAGGCCTCCGAGATGGAGTCGTACCAGCGCTCGCAGGCGCTGATCCTGCTCAACGACATGGCCAGCCGCATCGCCATCAACCGCCGGGTGGCGGCCAGCTACGCCACCAGCGCACCGCTGGGCGGAACCGATGCCTGCCCGACCGGCACCGGCACGCGCCAGCAGATCGACGCCAGGGAATGGTGCAACGCACTGCAGGGCGCCGCCGAGTTCTCGGGCAACGACAAGCTGGGCACCGTGATCGGCGGGCGCGGCTGCGTGGAAGACATGGGCCACAACGAGTACCTCGTCACCGTCGCCTGGCAGGGCCTCGGACCGATCTCGGCGCCGCCGGCCGGCGTGGCCTGCGGCAAGGACCTCTACGACGGGGGCACCGGTTCAAAGTGCATCAACGACCTGTGCCGCCGCACCGTGACCACGCTCGTGCGCATCGGATCGCTCTCATGA
- a CDS encoding PilW family protein, producing MNPRRPYSAARRAQRGLTLIELMVAITIMLIVMAALLTLFLNVSGSQREMERVNRQIETGRLSIFVLENEISHAGFWENYMPEFDDLTVSAAPTHVPTGAVPDPCLAYSAANWTEDYKRQLLDLPVQVYDSVPVTCTDLLTHKKANTDVLVVRHAETCLPGTPHCDADVAGAMYFQSSLCGTQKPSSFDLSTGAFDQMFLKDCTTPSPKRKLVTDIYYVRDYAETVGDGVPTLARSRFDLVGGTLAQQPPTPLIEGVEGFRVELGLDTLSKTGAAVNYVQAIAWADPANKSTPSNRGDGSPDGAFVHCSTASACTADQLVNVVAVKLYVLARAAAISPGHTDTRTYQMGAATLGPFNDHYKRHAFATTVRLTNVTGRRETP from the coding sequence ATGAACCCGAGGCGCCCGTACTCCGCCGCACGCCGCGCCCAGCGCGGGCTGACGCTGATCGAGCTGATGGTGGCCATCACCATCATGCTCATCGTGATGGCCGCGTTGCTCACGCTGTTCCTCAACGTGAGCGGCTCCCAGCGCGAGATGGAACGCGTCAACCGCCAGATCGAAACCGGGCGCCTGAGCATCTTCGTGCTCGAGAACGAGATCTCCCACGCGGGCTTCTGGGAAAACTACATGCCCGAGTTCGACGACCTCACGGTCAGCGCCGCGCCCACGCACGTGCCCACGGGTGCCGTGCCCGACCCGTGCCTGGCCTACTCGGCCGCGAACTGGACCGAGGACTACAAGCGCCAGCTGCTCGACCTGCCCGTGCAGGTCTACGACAGCGTGCCCGTCACCTGCACCGACCTGCTCACGCACAAGAAGGCCAACACCGACGTCCTCGTGGTTCGCCACGCCGAAACCTGCCTGCCCGGCACGCCCCACTGCGATGCCGACGTGGCCGGTGCGATGTACTTCCAGTCGTCGCTGTGCGGCACGCAAAAGCCCTCGTCGTTCGACCTCTCGACGGGCGCTTTCGACCAGATGTTCCTCAAGGACTGCACCACCCCTTCGCCCAAACGCAAGCTGGTGACCGACATCTACTACGTGCGCGACTACGCCGAGACCGTGGGCGACGGCGTGCCCACGCTGGCGCGCTCGCGCTTCGACCTGGTGGGCGGCACGCTGGCGCAGCAGCCGCCCACGCCGCTCATCGAAGGCGTCGAGGGCTTTCGCGTCGAGCTCGGCCTGGACACGCTGAGCAAGACCGGCGCCGCCGTCAACTACGTCCAGGCCATCGCCTGGGCCGACCCGGCGAACAAGTCGACGCCGTCCAACCGCGGCGACGGCAGCCCCGACGGCGCCTTCGTGCACTGCAGCACCGCCTCGGCCTGCACCGCCGACCAGTTGGTCAACGTGGTGGCCGTGAAGCTGTACGTGCTCGCGCGCGCCGCCGCCATCTCGCCGGGCCACACCGACACGCGCACCTACCAGATGGGCGCCGCGACGCTGGGGCCGTTCAACGACCACTACAAGCGGCACGCGTTCGCGACCACCGTGCGCCTGACCAACGTCACCGGCCGGAGGGAAACGCCATGA
- a CDS encoding pilus assembly PilX family protein encodes MKPRAPSAAAVATQRGAALIIGMIMLLLITLVVTAAFNLSGANLKAVGNLQTRNEAVAAANRAIEEVAASLLVPGSDGTPSLAPPQGTVSMVDINNDGVDDYKVTIAPPVCVRATKAVDSGGGGSAGPGGITGGASSSGSGLGALPDQYNAVWDISTTVTDVTAGATGATTSVRQGVRALLNKAQFDALCAPPPAAPVSP; translated from the coding sequence ATGAAGCCACGCGCCCCGTCCGCCGCCGCAGTCGCCACCCAGCGCGGCGCCGCGCTGATCATCGGGATGATCATGCTGCTGCTGATCACGCTCGTGGTCACCGCCGCCTTCAACCTCAGCGGCGCCAACCTCAAGGCCGTGGGCAACCTGCAGACCCGCAACGAAGCCGTGGCCGCCGCCAACCGCGCGATCGAGGAAGTCGCGGCCAGCCTGCTGGTGCCCGGCAGCGACGGCACGCCGTCGCTCGCGCCGCCGCAGGGCACCGTGAGCATGGTCGACATCAACAACGACGGCGTGGACGACTACAAGGTCACCATCGCCCCGCCCGTGTGCGTGCGCGCCACCAAGGCGGTCGACAGCGGCGGCGGCGGCAGCGCGGGCCCGGGCGGCATCACCGGCGGCGCGTCCAGCAGCGGCTCGGGCCTGGGCGCCCTGCCCGACCAGTACAACGCCGTGTGGGACATCAGCACCACCGTGACCGACGTCACCGCCGGCGCCACCGGCGCCACGACCTCCGTGCGCCAGGGCGTGCGGGCGCTGCTCAACAAGGCGCAGTTCGATGCGCTGTGCGCGCCGCCGCCGGCCGCACCAGTCTCCCCTTGA
- a CDS encoding pilus assembly protein produces the protein MTRKLLTTLWAAVLLALPLQAAQAEDIDLFVGYNPSATQAPNVLFVLDNTANWNQPFTAELNALASAFESLKADKFKVGLMMFTETGQGNSNSDGGYVRAAVRTLDDGTKLKYGAMIRSLDKLGDKSNGGKAGKTMAEVYRYLASAAPIAGNGKVKADFTGNVSGTAASKAIYALTRNALASANASTYVGPSTENCIGTFVIYISNGAAQDNNNDSKLSSDALRAAGGDTTQITLTPSGSQDSMADEWARFLQTSMGVKVYTIEAAKAEQGQGPGWSALLQSMATQSKGEYYDLTTKPQLGAALGEALDDIFSKIQSINSVFSSVSLPVSVNTQGTYLNQVFVGMFRPDENALPRWNGNLKQYKLGLDSSSQLILQDADDKNAVNNQTGFIAPCARSFWTPAASDSDAYWSFRPSGDCLKKEAADSPDGNVVEKGAQGYMLRGVVPAVRNMKTCAAGGCTALTTFDDGNTAITMAALGVAATTDRTKLINWARGLDNKGDEKPDAQGNPVPSSAMRPSVHGDVVHSRPVAINYGTDASPQVVVFYGGNDGVLRAINGNRNTAIGGAAAGSELWSFMPPEFYGSLKRLYDNTTRVNFPGLPVSLGAVAPKPYGMDGAVAAYRQGSNAWLYASMRRGGRLVYAFDVSSPAAPTLKWRKGCPNQGDDTGCDTGFDGIGQTWSAPKVLRATGYGSGNSPLLVFGGGYDKCEDVDTNSAAQACGSGVKGNRIYVLDADTGAQLKVFTTARPVVGEVTVLTDALGIATIAYAADLGGNVYRIAIGSAAPSAWTLTQIASLGCDTVTTCTPNRKFMFGPDVVTDNGAYVVLLGSGDREKPLRYYNVALGVANRFYMLVDKPTDATWLTSEADRCGTGNGLLCHASLQAITDSSTPTSSDLATKKGWYLGLAAGEQVVTGSVTAYGTTTFNTHTPTNPNTQSCRADLGTARVYNVSYVNAAAQGTNGRFQNVVGGGLAPTPVVGRVQLDGGGMRDVVIGANPDSFLSPKGTAPKAAFKQPKGRVYWFIQK, from the coding sequence ATGACAAGGAAACTACTCACCACGCTGTGGGCCGCCGTGCTGCTCGCGTTGCCGCTGCAGGCCGCGCAGGCGGAGGACATCGACCTCTTCGTGGGCTACAACCCCAGCGCCACGCAGGCCCCGAACGTGCTGTTCGTGCTGGACAACACGGCCAACTGGAACCAGCCCTTCACGGCCGAACTCAACGCGCTCGCCAGCGCCTTCGAAAGCCTGAAGGCCGACAAGTTCAAGGTCGGCCTGATGATGTTCACCGAGACCGGCCAGGGCAACTCGAACAGCGACGGCGGCTACGTGCGCGCTGCGGTGCGCACGCTCGACGACGGCACCAAGCTCAAGTACGGCGCCATGATCCGCAGCCTCGACAAGCTCGGCGACAAGTCCAACGGCGGCAAGGCCGGCAAGACCATGGCCGAGGTCTACCGCTACCTGGCCAGCGCCGCGCCCATCGCCGGCAACGGCAAGGTCAAGGCCGACTTCACCGGCAACGTGAGCGGCACCGCGGCGTCGAAGGCCATCTACGCGCTGACGCGCAACGCGCTCGCCAGCGCCAATGCCAGCACCTACGTCGGCCCGAGCACCGAGAACTGCATCGGCACCTTCGTCATCTACATCAGCAACGGCGCGGCGCAGGACAACAACAACGACAGCAAGCTCTCCAGCGACGCCTTGCGCGCCGCCGGCGGCGACACGACGCAGATCACGCTCACCCCCAGCGGCTCGCAGGACAGCATGGCCGACGAGTGGGCGCGCTTTCTGCAGACCAGCATGGGCGTGAAGGTCTACACCATCGAGGCCGCCAAGGCCGAGCAGGGCCAGGGCCCGGGCTGGAGCGCGCTGCTGCAGAGCATGGCCACGCAGAGCAAGGGCGAGTACTACGACCTCACGACCAAGCCCCAGCTCGGCGCCGCGCTCGGCGAGGCGCTGGACGACATCTTCAGCAAGATCCAGTCGATCAACAGCGTGTTCTCCTCGGTGAGCCTGCCCGTTAGCGTGAACACCCAGGGCACCTACCTGAACCAGGTGTTCGTCGGCATGTTCCGCCCCGACGAGAACGCGCTCCCGCGCTGGAACGGCAACCTCAAGCAATACAAGCTCGGGCTGGACAGCAGCAGCCAGCTGATCCTGCAGGACGCGGACGACAAGAACGCCGTCAACAACCAGACCGGCTTCATCGCGCCCTGCGCGCGCAGCTTCTGGACACCGGCCGCCAGCGACAGCGACGCCTACTGGAGCTTCCGGCCGTCCGGCGACTGCCTCAAGAAGGAAGCCGCGGACAGCCCCGACGGCAACGTGGTCGAAAAAGGCGCACAGGGCTACATGCTGCGCGGCGTCGTGCCCGCCGTGCGCAACATGAAGACCTGCGCGGCGGGCGGCTGCACCGCACTCACCACCTTCGATGACGGCAACACGGCCATCACCATGGCCGCACTGGGTGTCGCCGCCACCACCGACCGCACCAAGCTCATCAACTGGGCGCGCGGCCTGGACAACAAGGGCGACGAGAAGCCCGACGCCCAGGGCAACCCGGTGCCCTCGAGCGCCATGCGCCCCTCGGTGCACGGCGACGTGGTGCACTCGCGGCCGGTGGCCATCAACTACGGCACCGACGCCTCGCCCCAGGTGGTGGTGTTCTACGGCGGCAACGACGGCGTGCTGCGCGCCATCAACGGCAATCGCAACACGGCCATCGGCGGAGCCGCGGCCGGCTCCGAGCTGTGGTCGTTCATGCCACCCGAGTTCTACGGCAGCCTCAAGCGGCTGTACGACAACACCACGCGCGTCAACTTCCCCGGCCTGCCGGTCAGCCTGGGCGCGGTGGCGCCCAAGCCTTACGGCATGGACGGCGCGGTGGCCGCGTACCGCCAGGGCAGCAACGCCTGGCTCTACGCCAGCATGCGCCGCGGCGGCCGGCTGGTCTACGCCTTCGACGTTTCCTCGCCCGCCGCGCCCACGCTCAAGTGGCGCAAGGGCTGCCCCAACCAGGGCGACGACACCGGCTGCGACACCGGCTTCGACGGCATCGGCCAGACCTGGTCGGCGCCAAAGGTGCTGCGCGCCACCGGCTACGGCAGCGGCAACAGCCCGCTGCTGGTGTTCGGCGGCGGCTACGACAAGTGCGAAGACGTCGACACCAACAGCGCCGCCCAGGCCTGCGGCAGCGGCGTGAAGGGCAACCGCATCTACGTGCTCGACGCCGACACCGGCGCGCAGCTCAAGGTGTTCACTACCGCGCGCCCCGTGGTGGGCGAAGTGACGGTTCTCACCGACGCCCTGGGCATCGCCACCATCGCCTACGCCGCCGACCTGGGCGGCAACGTCTACCGCATCGCCATCGGCAGCGCAGCGCCCTCCGCCTGGACCCTGACCCAGATCGCCTCGCTCGGCTGCGACACCGTGACCACCTGCACGCCCAACCGCAAGTTCATGTTCGGCCCCGACGTGGTGACGGACAACGGCGCCTACGTCGTGCTGCTGGGTTCGGGCGACCGCGAGAAGCCGCTGCGCTACTACAACGTCGCGCTCGGCGTGGCCAACCGCTTCTACATGCTGGTCGACAAGCCCACCGACGCCACCTGGCTGACCAGCGAGGCCGACCGCTGCGGCACCGGCAACGGCCTGCTGTGTCACGCCTCGCTGCAGGCCATCACCGACAGCAGCACGCCGACCTCGTCCGACCTCGCCACCAAGAAGGGCTGGTACCTCGGGCTCGCCGCGGGTGAACAGGTCGTGACGGGTTCGGTGACCGCCTACGGCACCACCACCTTCAACACCCACACGCCCACCAACCCCAACACGCAGTCGTGCCGCGCCGACCTCGGCACCGCGCGGGTCTACAACGTGTCGTACGTCAACGCGGCCGCCCAGGGCACCAACGGACGCTTCCAGAACGTGGTGGGCGGCGGCCTCGCGCCCACGCCGGTCG